In Rhodopirellula sp. P2, the DNA window CCACTCATCGTCACTGGCGACCAAGTTGAATGGGCTGGTCGATTTGAATCCGGCTCCGTCGGGCGTCAGCACAAAGGTGCCGACCAGGTGGCCGGTGGGTCCACACACGAACGCGGTTCGGTTCCACCAAGCTTGTGGGTACTGACGAGCGGTGTAAACGCCGTGACCTGCCGCGGCGGTGTACCCACCATGCTGGTCAACCTGGCGAATGTTTGGCGTGATCGGATCAAACAGGTGCGTGTCCGAAATCATCTGCAACGTCTGAGGTGACCAACCGCGAACCTGCTCGTAATAACGGTTGGGAATCGCCAGGAAATTGCTGGGGTTGCGGTTCGCAGTGGACCCGAACACCAGGCCTTCTTCGGTGAATCCCAATCCCCAAGTGTTGTTGTTGGTGGCCCGCATGAATTCCAGCTTCTCGACACGCAACGTGTGATCGGAGAAGTCGTTTCCAGCATTCGATCCCGCAATTGCGTTGGCTTCCCCGTTTGGATCGGCGTCGACCTTGAATCTCCAGAATCCCTGGCGGAACCCTTGCTGGCGTTCACCATTGATGACCGGACGAGACGCGTTGTATCCCTGCATCCCCCAGATCCAGTTGTCCAACCCGTAACGGAAATTGCTGACGCCTCCGTGCGTGTCTCCCAGTGCCCACCCCGTGATCAGGGTTTGACGGAAATCCGCTTTGTCATCGCCATCGATGTCCTTCAAGTAGACCGTCTCTTGCCCGTCCTGCACGATGACGCCACCGCGATAGCACACCAACGTGGTCGGAATACTCAGTTCTTCGGCGAACAACGTGAACTTGTCGGCCACGCCGTCTTGATCGGTGTCTTCGCAAATCCGGATGCGGTCGCGGCCCTTGCCTTTGGGTTGCAATTCATTGGGGTAATCCATCGTCTCGCAAACCCACAAACGTCCCCGCTCGTCCCAGGTCATCGCGATTGGTTTCCCACCCATGTTCGCTTCCGAGGCCCACAGTTCCATGTGCATGCCCTTCGGATTCGTGTAGCGTTTGATCGACTCTTGCGGTGGAAGAGGATCCTGCATCAACGTTTTCAGTTCGCCTTGTTCGCCCCACTTTTCACCGGCGGTGTAGTTCGGAATTTTGGCTCCGACATCGGTGAAGGTGAACGGTTTGTCGCCTTCGGGCAGCGAGGTCATTTCGGGAACCGGGAACGCGGCCGCATCGGCAAACTCACCCGCCCGTTGAGGATCCTTCTTCGCGACCCAGCGGATGCCACGTTCGACCAGATTCAAGAAACCTGGGTTCGTCCAGGTGCGACTGTCGTGCCCCCAAGCGGTGTAAAACACTCGTCCTTTTCCTTGGTCGCGAACCCAAGTCCAGGGTTCCCGTCCGCTGGAATCCACCCGGTATTCCAACACCGTTCGGTTCGCTTCGTTGTGCAGGTGGTGAACGTAGGTTTCATCCCAACTTTCAAACCCGCTGTAACCTCGCATCAACTCGTGACCGGGTTCGGCGGGAGTCGTCCGGAACACGCCCGTCCCGTGACGCTGAAACTGAGCCCCCATCAAGGCCACAATCTCAGGGTTGTTGCGAAAGCAATACGTCGCACAGTGAAGCGGCACAAATCCGCCACCTTCTTCGACGTATTGCAACAAGGCGTCGGCTTGTGTTTTTTCGATCTCATCGATGTTGGCGTACAACACCAAGGCGTCGTATTCGTTCAGCTTGTCCAGATTCAGCACCGACATGTCGTCGGTGTAAATCAAATCAATGCCGTTGCTTTCCATCACGGGCTGCAACTCATCAAACCGCGGTTTGGGTTGATGGTGCCCGTTGTCTCCCAAAAACAACACGTTGAGTCGATGGTCATCGGCGGACGCGTTTTCCGCCTGCCACGCGGATGTGAACGTCCAAGTCGCGACGAATGCGAGGGCGAGCAGCAAGGTGTTCTTCATAGAGATGGGACGACAACAAATGCCGTGATACGAAGTGTTCGGAAGGGAATCGACACCGCTTCTTGCATGGCGACCGCAAGGAACGAGGCGGCCAAAGCGGCGAAGAAAGCCATTGTCATGCAAACAACGACTTGATGCTAAACCTAGAAGCACTGGCAACAATGAGAAAACACGCACGTCGCATGTGATATTTCACCATTTGCAGCGGACATCTGTGCTGGGCAAAGCAATTTGCTCAGTTTGCAAACAGATCCGCCAACGTCTTGGCCCAGTCGTCCCAGTCTTCAGCGGCGGCTTCAAAATCCACCCGCATCCATCGCACCGGTTCCGCTGGCAAGACAGCGGGCGGAAAGTTGGACTCTTTGCTGATTGGCAATTGGCTGCTGCGTCCCATCGCCAAACGGTCTTCGATCTCGGGAGTCATCAAGAAATCAGCGAGCTTGCCGGCCGCGATCGGATGAGGGGCCCCCCGAAGGATCGCCAGCGTGTTTGGAATCCGAAGTGTTCCTGGCTGGTCCGGTTGCTGGTCCGGGTAAATGATTTCGACGGGGTATCCCAAGTCCTTTTCAATGATCGCGTCATCGGTGTCGGTCAGCCCCCACGCCACTTTGCCGGACGAAACGGCCTGTGCCACCTGTTTGTTGCCTGACAACACGACCGCATTGTCATGAATTCGTTGCAGCAATTCCAACGTCGCTTCCGGTCCCATGATCTCTCTCAGCACGGCAAAGTGCGTGGCGGTGGTCCCAAACAAAGGCCGAGCCATCGCACAGTTCTCCGCCCACTTGGGATCCGCCAGTTCGTTCACACGATTCGGACGCTCACCGGCGTCTGGAAGCATTTCCGTGTTGACCAACAACACGCGAGCCCGTGCTGCGAACCCACACCAAGTCCCATCGCTGGCGATCATGTCCTGCGGCCAAGTCGACGGGACTTGCCAATCATGCGGCTCCAGGATGCCGAGCTTCTGCAGTCGGACCGTGTGCATGATCTCGTTGTTCCAAAACAAATCACAACGGGGGGCATCCGCCTCTGCAATCAATTGGTTGGCCAGCCCGACGGTTTTGGTGGATTCAATGTCGAACTTGCCAACCACACCGATCTCGTTGTCCGTCGATCGTTCAAATGCCGCCAAAATCGGCGACGCAAATTCCTCGTCGAGTGCCGAATACACGACCACGTCGGATTCGCTACGAGACACACAACCGGAACAAAGCAACGCGGATGCGGCGACAAAAGCGAGTTGCACAACGGAAAACGAAGCGACGGGGACGCAGACAGTTTTCAATGACACGTGAGGCCGAGTACGCTGGAGGAATGATGGACAAACGTTTGCAAACTCGATTATGGCGTGTGCTGCTTGTGATGGCGATCGGTGGGATCGTTTCGTTTCCATTTCGCACGGTTTTTGCCGATGACGCTCCCACCGCCGATTCCGGTTTGCTGACCCGAGAAAGCCAGCATTTGCGTCTGACCAGCGACGTCGAGGATCCAGAACTGCTGGATGACTTGGTTCGTTCATTTGACGATTCGCTGCCGCAATGGCTGGCCTTTTGGGGCGTGCCCGAATCACAGGCCGCGAACTGGAAGATTCAAGGTTATTTGATGAGGAACGTCGACACGTTCCGAAAATCAGGAGCCCTTCCCAACCACATCCCGCGGTTTGACCACGGCTATTCCACGCCGCACACGATTTGGGTTCGCTACCAAGACACAACCTACTACAACCGACACTTGGTGTTGCACGAAGGAGTCCACTCGCTAGCGTTCGAATTGTTTGGCGCGGGCGGCCCGAGTTGGTTCATGGAAGGCACCGCCGAGTTGCTGGCCTTGCATCGCGATCGAATTCCGGTGCCATCGAGACAACCGCGGTCTGAGTTCTCGTCCAACGGATCGGTGCTGGCGCAATCCATGGACGCATTCACCATCAATCAGTTGCCACGCAACCGTTGGGACACGCCGGGCTGGGGCCGTTACAAAATCGTGGCTCGCCAGCGGGAAGCGGGAACACTGCCCACACTGAAACGTGTTTTGAAACTTCCCACCGAACTGAACGGCAAAGTCGAAGCCTACACGTGGTGCTGGGCCGCCGCGTCATTGTTCACACAGGCCCCCGAATCACGAGACGCATTTCTGAAAGCGGCTCGCCGCGGCTTCGATCAAACCGAGGCATTCACTTCCGAATTCTATCGCGATGTCGCGGAAGAATGGCCAGTCCTGTCGGCTCGCTGGCGATTGATGATGAATGACTTGGACTACGGGTTCGATTGGTCACGCCACCAAGTGAAGCTTTCGACCTCCGATCCGAGAGCCAGTGGTGCACCGTTCCAAGTGAACGTGACGCCGGACCAGTCCTGGCAATCCGTTGGCATGTGGTTCCCCAAGGGTGCGAAGTTACGATTCATGGCGGAAGGACGATGCCACGTCACACCGGACTGGATCAGCGAGCCCGCCGGGATCACGCTGGAATACAACCGCGGCCATCCCTTGGGGCAACTACAAGTCTGCGTGCTTCCAATCGCAACACCGGCCGGAGCAACGATCCCCGGTTTGGGCATTCGCCCCGTCCTCACTCGAGCCGATGTGTCGAAATTCAAAGCCAACACGCCTGCGGGTTCCAGCGATGATTCGACGCCGATTCCAGGATCGAACGTGATCGCAATCAACGAACCTTCGTGGGTTCTGTTGCGAATCAACCTTCCCGCCGGTCACTCTCCGGTTGAAACGATCACTGGCGAGCAAGAAGCCTACCAAGTCCAAATCATCCCAAGTCGGTGACAGCTAGCTTCTAGCTCATAAGCCGTAGCCGGATTCGCCAAGAATTCGGACGCTCACCATCCCGCACATCTGAATTCTGGCGAATCCAGCTACGATGTGTTGGTAGGCCATGTCTCACATGGCATCCCAGCCGATGCTTTGGAACAAAGCGAGGCGTCATCGCCCCGACTCATTCCATCACTCAATAACAAATTTGCAATGTTCATTTTGCAATTTGCAATTCCCCCGTCTCTCACCGAGCCGCAAGCGTCACGCTATCCAGCAAGCGACGCATTTCGGCGACCGCTTCTCGCATCCCGACCATCACCGAACGACTGACAATGCTGTGCCCGATGTTCAGTTCCGCCATGCCTTCGATCGCGGCGACCGGGCGGACGTTGACATAGTTCAAACCGTGACCAGCGTGCAAACGCATGCCCGCATCACGAATCATTTTGCCGGTCTCGGCCAAACGTCTCAGCTCGTGCTCGACCGCCGCTCCCTTGGCCAAGGCATAGGGCCCGGTGTGCAATTCAACCGCGTCCACTTTCAGCTTCGCAGCCGCTTCGATTTGATTGGGTTCCGGGTCCAGGAACAGGCTCGTTGCGATGCCGGCATCCTTCAGCGTTTGAATGGCATCCGCGATTCGTCCGGTGTCACCGGCGACATCCAAGCCACCTTCGGTTGTCACCTCTTCGCGACTCTCGGGGACCAACAGTGCCCAATCGGGTTGCACGCGACAACAAATCGCCAAGACATCCGGGGCACACGCCAGCTCAAAGTTCGTTCGGACTTGAACCGTTTTCACAAACAGCTCGACATCCCGATCGGAAATGTGACGCCGGTCTTCTCGCAGGTGAAACGTGATTCCGTCGGCGCCGCCCTGCTCGGCCAAGGCCGCTGCGATGATAGGATCCGGTTCGTGGCCTCGGCGAGCTTGACGAAGCGTGGCGACATGATCGACGTTGACGCCTAGATCAATGAAGTGCGGCATGGGTGAAATGGGAGAATGAAGTGGAGGAAAAAGTAGTCGTCAACGTTCGGAGTTCGAACCATTAGCCGATGGACGCTCGCGTGTTCCGACTGCTCAACAGTTCGACAAGACATCGTGCAACCAAATGAGTTCGGAGGCGATGTCGCCGGCCAAATCACTTCGGCCTGCCGACTCGGGCAACACCGACCAAGCGTAGGTTTCGACTTCCAGGTGCCCCGTGAACTGAAGTGGTTGCCGGCGTTTGGAGGGGTCCGTCAACTCGACGAGGCTGTTCAGCGTGCTCAGCACATCGCCGCGAGTTGTCCCGAGATGCCCAAACTGCTCCGCAAAAATGGGCACATGGAAATGGATCATCCATCGCTTGTCGCCGGCGTAGCGACTGGGATTGGCATCCATCTCTGCCAACACGGCTGGCAAATCCTCTTCCAACACGAACTTTCCGGACGCCGTGACACGACCGGTTTGGTGCAGGTAGCGATCTTCGGCAAACGATCGCAACTGAGTCAGGGTGGCCTCGCGATCGGTGTCCGCGATCTGACTCCAGTCGACCACGATGGCGCTGCTGACCTGAACCTTGCCGACCACAATCCCAGCTTTGGCATAGGCGGCCAAGACATCGTGTTGAGACTCACCCATCACAGCGGAATGACAAACATCATGGCAAACGCCGATGTACCGTCGGTGTGTCGCATCAGGCAATTGCTTTTCGAACCACTCAATCACTTTCGCGGCGGTGTCCAAGATGCAACCAGGCTCCGGCTCGATCGCCAACACAATTCGTTTGCCCGTCCGGTCTTCCAAACGTCGCAGATCTTCCGCCATCCGCCGCAGGTTGGTTCCCGCATGATGCAGTTGGTCATCGGTGACCTCGACCCGATTGCCCTCTTCGTCGGTGTTTTGCGGCCAACCGATCGGCAGTGTGCTGATCGTGCCCAGGTTGGTGTCCGCGGGCAAAATTTCGGCCAAAATTTTCGCCAGGTCTCGGGTGTAGCCGATCCGAGCGTCTTCCCACCAAGTCGGCGAATACACCGCGTGCTTGACGACGTCTTGATGGAAGTTGTCGTGTGGAAATCCGTTGAAGGTGTAGGCCAGCAAGCGAGCTTTCTTCATCGCTGCGGTCAGCGGTTCCAACCCGTTGCGTCGCAGATCGGTGGTGGCTTCCGATGACAACCACAATCCAATGCCCAGCGGCGGCGCGGTGCTGACGATGGTCGCGAAATTCTTGCCCGTTTGAACCTTGGGCGAACCGCTCTCATCCGAATACTGGGAATCAAGGATCCGCCGGCGGACTTCCGCCGAGATGGATTCCAAGTTGCTCGTCACCCCGGCGACATCCGCGCCCGCATGAATGTTGGTGCAGTACCCCACCGTCCAGCGAATGGGC includes these proteins:
- a CDS encoding pyridoxine 5'-phosphate synthase; protein product: MPHFIDLGVNVDHVATLRQARRGHEPDPIIAAALAEQGGADGITFHLREDRRHISDRDVELFVKTVQVRTNFELACAPDVLAICCRVQPDWALLVPESREEVTTEGGLDVAGDTGRIADAIQTLKDAGIATSLFLDPEPNQIEAAAKLKVDAVELHTGPYALAKGAAVEHELRRLAETGKMIRDAGMRLHAGHGLNYVNVRPVAAIEGMAELNIGHSIVSRSVMVGMREAVAEMRRLLDSVTLAAR
- the eboE gene encoding metabolite traffic protein EboE, whose protein sequence is MTSSPNGFPDVTAVIEKSNAGQVADGADGASRAPDSNSPIRWTVGYCTNIHAGADVAGVTSNLESISAEVRRRILDSQYSDESGSPKVQTGKNFATIVSTAPPLGIGLWLSSEATTDLRRNGLEPLTAAMKKARLLAYTFNGFPHDNFHQDVVKHAVYSPTWWEDARIGYTRDLAKILAEILPADTNLGTISTLPIGWPQNTDEEGNRVEVTDDQLHHAGTNLRRMAEDLRRLEDRTGKRIVLAIEPEPGCILDTAAKVIEWFEKQLPDATHRRYIGVCHDVCHSAVMGESQHDVLAAYAKAGIVVGKVQVSSAIVVDWSQIADTDREATLTQLRSFAEDRYLHQTGRVTASGKFVLEEDLPAVLAEMDANPSRYAGDKRWMIHFHVPIFAEQFGHLGTTRGDVLSTLNSLVELTDPSKRRQPLQFTGHLEVETYAWSVLPESAGRSDLAGDIASELIWLHDVLSNC
- a CDS encoding extracellular solute-binding protein; this translates as MSLKTVCVPVASFSVVQLAFVAASALLCSGCVSRSESDVVVYSALDEEFASPILAAFERSTDNEIGVVGKFDIESTKTVGLANQLIAEADAPRCDLFWNNEIMHTVRLQKLGILEPHDWQVPSTWPQDMIASDGTWCGFAARARVLLVNTEMLPDAGERPNRVNELADPKWAENCAMARPLFGTTATHFAVLREIMGPEATLELLQRIHDNAVVLSGNKQVAQAVSSGKVAWGLTDTDDAIIEKDLGYPVEIIYPDQQPDQPGTLRIPNTLAILRGAPHPIAAGKLADFLMTPEIEDRLAMGRSSQLPISKESNFPPAVLPAEPVRWMRVDFEAAAEDWDDWAKTLADLFAN